DNA sequence from the Calonectris borealis chromosome 23, bCalBor7.hap1.2, whole genome shotgun sequence genome:
AAATGTCAGAGTATCTGATGGTGCTTTTAATAAGCAGACGAGGCTTTGTTTTTAGCCTTGGTGTGGGAGGATGCAATTCTAGGCTAAATTCCCTCTTTCTGGGTTTGATCTTACACATTATTTGAGTGAGCAAGGGTAGAAGGTTGTGTTTGGGAGTAATCTCCAGTAAATACATCAAAGAATGTGGTTAATGGTTTTCTAGAGCTGCATATTTGAAATATCAAGTATCTAGGAGGGCACAGCTTCCTTTATCGGTGACTATCCTGTGCTCTGGCAGGAGGGCTGGTAGGTATCTCCTCTCAATTTCTGCAAAGTAACCTAATTTTGGAGGTAGAGGGGGAAATACCCTTCTCGCGTAAGGGATCTGTAGGAAGCCCAAGTCTCCGCCTTCCTTCAAAGATTCAGTCATGATTACTCActaaacttgaaataaaaaatagccAGCAGTTATCTTGTTATTCCTTTTGCCCGTATCGGCAGAGCTTGGAGCTGCTGTTGTTTAGTCTATTTGGAGAGTCTTTGCTGGCAACGACGTGCAGGATCATTCTTTATCCGTGTCCAATACATTACAGTTATTCCAACAAAGTTCTTTAGACAACAGCTAGGACTGACTCGGGCCTCTCTCTGCTTGTGCTTTGCAGTACGTCAGAGAACCGTGTTTGGTTGGGATGGTGCCTAGACCCCATGTGAAACCGTGATCTATAGGAGCCGACCTCCGTAGGGGCATCCCTTCCCGAAGGGCACGTTtctggggtgttgggggggagcATCTATCTCCAACTCGCCAATAACATCGCCAAATTATCagctgtgttggtggggttcttATTTAGGATGACAGGCCATAGGAGTGTCAAATCTAAGCACAGGTTTGTGTCTTAGCGTCTGTGTCTAACTGCTTTCCAAGAGGTTTTTTATTGATCCTTTTATGCATTGCTGTTTTTCTCAGGGTTAAAGGGCAGGAAAGATGGCTGTGATGGGGCTGGAGTTCAGTTTCCATTACGTCCTCATCTACAAATGCAGCTTAAATGTCAAAGAACAGTGTCTTCTTCATGCTATTTGTTTGGATCCTTTTTAGCATCTAGACATAATAGCACTAAAAATAGTTTGTTGAGATTCTTTACTCATCTTTGGGGAGGGTGTTTTGAACGGGGGTGTAAATGAGGCTTATTTTTTGGTTATATAAATGAGTTTGTTTTGGGAAATGAAAGCTAGGAGAGCCTCCTAAGAAGGTTAATAACTGGTTTTTGTATGGTGTGACCTGCCCAGCTACTGGGTATGTGCAGCGTGATGTCCTCGAATGCCAAGTCTAATTGCCTCTCCTATGAGCTCGTGCCTTTGGGTTGTCGTAGCGCTTCTGGCAGTCGCCCTCTAAGTCAGGTCCTAATTTTATCTTGTTACCCACACAATGTGACATAGCAGTGGAGAGAGAATGACATCAGGAGATGAACAGATCtgtggagagcagcagcagggatttttttctttttgttaagaaTAAGCCATGTCAAGGTGTTTCTGCTTCTCAAGCTTGTAAATTCGTGCAGTGTGATCCCCGTCACAAATTGCTGTGTGAGGCTGCTAATGTCGAGTTGTTTTTGCAGTGTGATTAAGGGCTGCCCATTTGAATTGGCAATGTTCTCCACGTTCCAACGCCTCTATACCTTCAATTCCAAACATAGTAGTATTAAACACCAAGAGTTTGCAGTGCTGTGGCTTTCGCTGAGAAAAGATGGGGTCAATCCCTgcgtttaaaaagaaaacacaacttcTAATACATCAAGAGGTGTGTGTGAGGTGGGGAGCTGCTTTTTTATGCTGGCCATCCCCTTTGAACACAAAGGAAAACTTTCTACCCAAGAGTTCAGTGAATGTCTGGAGGCAGCTGGAATCCCCTCAGCAGCGCCGGGATTTACGAGGATCGTGTAAGACTAACAGTTGTTTGGATGGGATGAGAGTGATGCGTGTATATTTGGTGGGGATGATTGTTTTGTATTATTCTGCCAGGATTTCTACGTGTGGAGGAAGCCTCTTGTTTTGCAGAGTACATAGTGGTTCTAACAGCCGCTGATGTTATATCTTAGAGGATATTTTAGCTGCCCAGGCGCGGAGCAACTGTCGAGCCTGCGTGCGGTGGCTTATGAACCAGGACCATGCGCGTTCGCTTAGCGACTGCTGGCAATTACGGAGGGATGAGAGGTGAAAATACCGAGTATTTTGCCAGAAGTGGTCTGCACAGGAGTAGGAAGGAGTGAAACTGAGACTGTAAAGGGCTCGTCTGGGGAGGGGTGTCACGATGGCAGAGTTTGAAGGATTCCTTCGAGTAGGTTTGCATATGTTGAGCAAAttagagagctttttttttttcctggtagggGAAGCTGCAGGTTCTGGCGTCAGAGGATGCAGTCGGAGGAAGTTTGGCATATGTGAGGGCGTGAAGAGCTGTCCAGCAGCGCTCAGAGTCAGTGTGACAGTCGCGTTAATCAGAGTGTTTTTCAGATGCTGAGGTTGAACTGACGCCTTGCAATTACAGGATCTCATAGTCCAATGTATGGACTGTGACTTTAGCCCCAGGACTGTCCTGCAAAGCCACCAGGAATGTAGAAATGTGGCTTTTGTCAAAGCGATCTCTCCTCTGccaggaaggagagagggaagacgGAATGGAGCCTTCCTCGTGGCTACTGTGTGGCTCGTCATACTTCTGTGCCCCCCACTGTGGGCTGTCGAGCTCGACCGCCCTAGTTGAGTGGTTCAGCACCGTGGTTCTGAGTCGCAGCTGGCTTTGTAGTCGCTGCGCGGCGCCGAACACTAAGTGAAATGAGTTGAGATGCTCGAGTGGGCTTcccccccgcctctgccccgTCTTCCTGTCGTCCCTCTCCCCCACGCGCTGAAGTATTTAATAAGGGATATTTAAGGAGGCTTCCTTCCAGTCCCCCGCTTCCAGGAGGCCCTGGGGAGGCACGGTTAACTATTTGAgtttgaaaaagtgttttaaagacTCTTCTATAGCCGGATATAACCTCTTGTGGCGTGGTGCAGGCCGATGAGCTAACCCCTTCCCCTTAACTGGACTTTCATTGTTTGCCGCCAGCCGCTCTACAACGTCTTCGTCCTTGCTGGGATATCCGTTTCCTTGCTGCCTGTTCCCGCACAGCCGTTCTTCTGTCTTTGCAGGCAGCTGATGCACGTTTTCTCCGTCCTCCTGAGCAGCATTGGGATGGCATTTTCCTCCCAGTCCTCTTGAAGGAAACTGCAGGTGTGTTTGCCCCCAACGGGAGGCTCTAGCTGTGACCTGGCCTTCAGCTCAATGCCACGTCAAGCCCCTGCCTGGTTTTGTCCTCACCCGTCACCTCCCAGTACAGAGTTTGGTAGAAAATTCAACCTCCCGCCCACCGTCTATCTTCCCAAAATGGTTTATAACTATTCCTTTATAGATGGAGGCTACCGTGGGCTGTTGGCCTGCGTAGCTGCGTGACCAAGAGCAAACACCGTGGTTTGGCACCTTGTAGCGACTTGTGTTCATTCCCTGCTTACTGGGGCATCGGGGAATTGCCGTGCAAACCAGTTTCTTTACCGAGTTGCGCCTGCTGTGGTTTTTGACAGCAGGGTAGGCTCCGCTGGCAGTGAGCCTTCAGCGTAGTTAAGCAAACCGGCCTGAAAAGTAGAGCAGCTGCGTCCTGCCAGAAGCTTGGAATTTCCTTCAGTATTGCCAGTTATCGGCTGGCGAAACTAGGACACTCTCaggtagttttttttctttcctcttcattgaTGATTAAATAAAACGCATTGCTGTTTCGGAGGCTCTTTTAATAGCGTCAGCAGTCGTGAGAATCTGAAGATATCGGCGAGGTTGGGGAAGGTTACCTAAAGAGAGACTGAGGCTGAAAGCtggctttatttttctatttagcaAGGTTTCTCTGCATAATTGCTCCGATTGCAAAATGTAAACACCTTTGCTAAGGTAGGTGCAAGCCTTGGACAGAAGTTGATATGCTTAAAGCCACACTCTGTTGGCATTCGGGGTGATTAATAGGTCTTTCCGCCGATTGATGACTCGGCAGCTATGttgcaaagggaaggagaagtgCAATaaggctctgctctgctccggcgAGTCCTTGGGTGCAtggcgggcagggcagggactTTTTTGCGAAGGAGGGTGATTGCAGCAAGCAGCAGGAATGCGGACCTGCCGGCTAGTCCTCCAAATGGCTGCAGGCTCCGGGGCTGAGCTGCCCCACTGAAATCAAGCGTGTGGACCGATGTGGATCGCCCCGGACGgcggctgctgcttcttctctgcCAAAGAGGATCTGGGAATACCTTGCTGCGTATTCCCGTGGCTCTTTATCCTTAATAGACCTTTCTTGCCAGTCGAAGTCCTCAAAATGAAAGATGAGCGCCTCGCAGCTGCCCTTTCACCGTGATACGCGAAATCCACAGCCTGCTGTAGGTGTATTAATGGCCTCGGTAGAATATACGCGgtgcctttgcttttctctgcctcTTGATTTGCAAGTCATCCTCCGATGGAGACACACGCTCTCTCTGCCCCCTTTGTAGTATCGCTGTACGGAAGGGGGAAGTTAAATGTGTCTGCAGACAGGCTCAAACTCCAATCTCCAAGACAAGCcgtcaggtttttatttttatctccttcttttgtaggaaatagacagACGGTTGGAAAAGAAGCTGAAGATCACACAGAAGGAAAGGTAACGATGCTGCGCGGTTCGGTGAAAAACCTTATTTTCCTGAGGTGCCGTTGGACATCTGAAGGCCTGGGGAGCGGGAACAGTGGGGAAACAGCTTCAAACTGAGCAGAGCGCGCTGGGTTTGAGTTCAGAAATAGGGAATCTCTGTAATTGTGCCACTAGATGGCCCTTTCGATCCATAGCAGGGTAGCGGAAAGCTTCTTTAGAGTGATTTTATTTCAGAGCCGGGTCTTCCAGACTGGATGTAGCTACAGCTATGGGGAAGCCATTTAAGAAAAAGACACTCAAAGGAAGAAATGGGTGAGTCAGGTAATCCCAACTCATGGCCCTAAATTGGCTTGCCGTGTCTTGCGTCAGTAagactttcttttcctgcttacTTTGGATTGGGGTGGGGTTGTGTGTGGTGTTGTCTTCtagcagaaatatttctaatCACTTCTGACAagtctgttgttgttttttttttttcccctttgattcTTAGTAGGCCACTTAGAGTCACGGTATTACTTCTCTGGGACTTCCGCACAGAGCAGGGAccataaaaaaattcaaatggtGAGATGGGGCCCAAGGTTGGCTCCGAGAAGTGAAATGGCAGGGTGGAAGCGGAAGGCCGGGTATCCTGGCGAGAGAAGCCCTAAAAGTCCTTGCAGGGAATGGAATCAAGGTGCTTATGCCGATATCTTCGAATAGAGGTGCTAAAACTTTTGCCCAGTGCCTGCTTCCCTTTCCTTCGGTTGAGTTTAAAGATGTTGAACGCAGCAGGGACTAGTTTTCTGTCCCTTCCTGAGCTAATCTCCTGCAAACCTGCCGGCTGCTCTAGTTTAGGGTTACAAATATAACGAGGTCTTTAATTATTACAGGCTGCCTCTTAATCATGGGAATGACATCTGACTGGGAGGAATTCACACACAGAGCGAAAAACATGCTTGCCGTAGAAAACAAGTACCaaccaaatgtttttcttttaaacagtagAAAGTCAAAATCTCCTCCTAAAGTGCCGATCGTGATTCAGGACGACAGCCTTCCTGCAGGTCCTCCCCCGCAGATCCGCATCTTGAAGAGGCCGACGACCAACGGCGTGCTTAGCAATCCCAACTCCGCCAGCAGACCGGCCTTCCCCGTGAAATCCTTGGCGCAAAGGGAGGCGGAGTACGCGGAAGCCAGGAAACGAATATTGGGCAGCGCGAGCCCcgaagaagagcaggagaaacCCATTCTAGATAGGTGAGAGACCCATTCTAGGCAGGTGAGAGCAGCCTCTCGTGCTGCGGCAGCTTTGCCTGCGCTCCTTGCAAACACCTTCCTACCAGGAGGAGCGGGAACGGGCTCCCTGAAGAGCAAAGTGAGGCCGGCAAGGAGAAAGGAGTGCTTTGTTAGCAAGCAGGGCATCATACATCCCAAACGCGTGGGAGTTAAGGGAAGTGCAAGTGCCCGATAAGGCCGTAAGGGTTATCCCGGACCCTTGGAAGAGCGTGCTGTGGATACAGAGAGGAGCGAGGGCAACCAGAGCTGTCCTGGCGGGGCGTATCCTCATCTTTGCTGAGGTTTTTGACTTGAGGGAGCTGCCACGTGCAGACGGGAGAGTTGAGCGTAAGCACTCTTTAATGAATGCAGATTGTTTGAAGGCACCGTGCTCTCTCTGTGGCTGCAACGCGAGTCTTGAGAATAAGACTCCCAAATCTTTGGAAAGAAAGTTCGATTTTGGTGGCGCTCCCCATCCCGGGGAGCAAGCGTCCCGCggcagcgacctcccaccgaggCGGGTGCGGGCGTATTTGTTGAAGGCGCACAGCGTGACGCAGCCGTGTTGCCTCCGCCTCTGATCTCCTTTCTCCTTGCAGGCCGCCGAGGATCTCCCAGCCGGAAGACACCAGGCAGCCCAACAATGTGATTAGGCAGCCGCTGGGTCCCGATGGCTCGCAAGGCTTCAAACAGCGCAGATAAACGCGGGCGAGAGATGCTGCTGCGGAAGGCAGGGTCCGCCGCCACGGGTCGCACTGCCGTGGCGGACAAACGGACTTGAGCAAAGGGAACTACCTGGTTTATTTGCACTGTGATCCCCTTTGCTCTGCCCACTGTGACCTTCAACCCCACGCACTGTGACCTCCCCTCTCCACCCACTGTGACCGGCAAACCGAGAAGGGCTGTCCCCGAGTCGCTGTAAAAGGAAAGGGGACGAGGGGAGGGGGTTATAAAGGACTCG
Encoded proteins:
- the SZRD1 gene encoding SUZ RNA-binding domain-containing isoform X5; the protein is MEDEEVAESWEEAADSGEIDRRLEKKLKITQKERKSKSPPKVPIVIQDDSLPAGPPPQIRILKRPTTNGVLSNPNSASRPAFPVKSLAQREAEYAEARKRILGSASPEEEQEKPILDRPPRISQPEDTRQPNNVIRQPLGPDGSQGFKQRR
- the SZRD1 gene encoding SUZ RNA-binding domain-containing isoform X1; amino-acid sequence: MEDEEVAESWEEAADSGEIDRRLEKKLKITQKERAGSSRLDVATAMGKPFKKKTLKGRNGRKSKSPPKVPIVIQDDSLPAGPPPQIRILKRPTTNGVLSNPNSASRPAFPVKSLAQREAEYAEARKRILGSASPEEEQEKPILDRPPRISQPEDTRQPNNVIRQPLGPDGSQGFKQRR
- the SZRD1 gene encoding SUZ RNA-binding domain-containing isoform X4 → MEDEEVAESWEEAADSGEIDRRLEKKLKITQKESRKSKSPPKVPIVIQDDSLPAGPPPQIRILKRPTTNGVLSNPNSASRPAFPVKSLAQREAEYAEARKRILGSASPEEEQEKPILDRPPRISQPEDTRQPNNVIRQPLGPDGSQGFKQRR
- the SZRD1 gene encoding SUZ RNA-binding domain-containing isoform X2 — protein: MEDEEVAESWEEAADSGEIDRRLEKKLKITQKERAGSSRLDVATAMGKPFKKKTLKGRNGKSKSPPKVPIVIQDDSLPAGPPPQIRILKRPTTNGVLSNPNSASRPAFPVKSLAQREAEYAEARKRILGSASPEEEQEKPILDRPPRISQPEDTRQPNNVIRQPLGPDGSQGFKQRR
- the SZRD1 gene encoding SUZ RNA-binding domain-containing isoform X3 yields the protein MPISSNRGCLLIMGMTSDWEEFTHRAKNMLAVENKYQPNVFLLNSRKSKSPPKVPIVIQDDSLPAGPPPQIRILKRPTTNGVLSNPNSASRPAFPVKSLAQREAEYAEARKRILGSASPEEEQEKPILDRPPRISQPEDTRQPNNVIRQPLGPDGSQGFKQRR